One region of Trichoderma breve strain T069 chromosome 7 map unlocalized scaffold00007, whole genome shotgun sequence genomic DNA includes:
- a CDS encoding fungal specific transcription factor domain-containing protein: MRWSHWVGIAKEFEPIISCYGAICGFGDINSFKSAETRALIVETSGLLQKCKSVARTLKIGRPSRCLSSLNFDLTPPSRQVADKMAALYFQSFESTHRILHEPTFWRVYERFWSSPETASGILRLQVLLVIAIGSSLAPHVESDSGLRQMVHQWIYAAETWLSGPLEKDRLNISGLQIHCLVMLARQVFSIGGEFIWVSSGSLIHRAIQIGLHRDPKHLPPMSVLQAQLRRRLWATILELVVQSSLDSALPSRISFDEFDTEPPANSNDNEIGESATELKPHPKETFTGTSMQIILLDSLPTRLRILSLLNGLNSELSYLDVLDLSADILQTCPSPEPDEGFFNLMAIGGGLFKEGIRYATSIISLELLAQVETQYLDGALHRNSHYINPLKKAIAEMTSQSIERIRQGETNVKSHMFLCMITAQAEATEEGVSGEGRVAKGARDSISLCLELLQDRLGTTSLSIPTPDVESIIGERDDYTYGLDFDMDFFLAETGFS, translated from the exons ATGAGATGGAGCCACTGGGTTGGCATAGCTAAAGAG TTTGAACCCATCATCTCCTGCTATGGAGCAATATGCGGCTTTGGAGACATTAACTCGTTCAAGAGCGCTGAAACCAGAGCTCTGATCGTCGAGACCAGCGGCTTGCTCCAAAAGTGCAAAAGCGTAGCTAGAACCCTCAAGATTGGACGGCCTAGTAGATGCCTTTCATCGCTGAATTTTGATCTGACGCCCCCTTCGCGTCAAGTGGCAGACAAGATGGCAGCCTTGTATTTCCAATCATTTGAGTCAACACACCGGATTTTGCACGAGCCCACCTTTTGGAGAGTTTACGAGAGGTTCTGGAGTAGCCCCGAGACTGCTTCAGGCATACTACGCCTTCAGGTGCTTCTCGTGATTGCCATAGGGTCCAGTTTGGCTCCGCATGTGGAATCCGATTCCGGACTTCGCCAAATGGTGCATCAATGGATATACGCAGCTGAAACTTGGCTTTCTGGGCCACTGGAAAAGGACCGTCTCAACATCTCCGGGCTGCAGATACATTGTTTGGTGATGCTTGCCCGGCAAGTCTTTTCAATCGGAGGGGAGTTCATTTGGGTTTCGTCGGGGTCGCTCATCCACCGGGCGATACAGATTGGTTTGCATCGGGACCCCAAACATCTCCCTCCTATGTCCGTATTGCAGGCGCAGCTGCGTAGAAGATTATGGGCCACAATCCTGGAACTAGTGGTTCAATCGTCTCTCGATTCGGCATTGCCTTCAAGGATCTCTTTCGATGAATTTGATACTGAGCCGCCGGCTAATAGCAATGACAACGAGATAGGAGAATCAGCCACTGAACTGAAGCCTCACCCCAAGGAAACTTTTACCGGGACATCTATGCAGATCATTCTCCTTGACTCGCTCCCAACACGCCTTCGAATACTCAGTCTCCTGAACGGTCTAAACTCCGAGCTGTCTTATCTAGATGTGCTTGACTTGAGCGCGGATATTCTCCAAACTTGTC CATCTCCTGAGCCAGATGAAGGATTCTTCAATCTTATGGCGATTGGAGGAGGATTGTTCAAAGAGGGCATCCGATATGCCACAAGCATAATTAgtctcgagcttctcgcccAAGTCGAAACTCAGTATCTCGACGGAGCATTACACCGCAACTCACATTACATAAATCCGCTTAAGAAGGCTATAGCAGAAATGACTTCCCAATCAATAGAGCGGATCCGGCAAGGAGAGACAAACGTCAAGAGCCACATGTTCTTATGCATGATTACGGCTCAAGCGGAAGCCACGGAAGAAGGCGTATCTGGCGAAGGGCGCGTTGCGAAGGGTGCGAGGGATAGTATTTCGTTGTGTCTGGAACTGTTGCAGGATCGTCTAGGTACCACTTCTCTGTCAATACCTACGCCGGATGTCGAATCTATCAttggagaaagagatgacTACACATATGGATTGGATTTTGACATggacttcttcttggcggAAACAGGCTTTTCTTGA
- a CDS encoding acetyltransferase (GNAT) domain-containing protein produces the protein MTIRVRESTEDDIPAIARIASAAFHPETDAIAARLFPARLAGEGEAYSWRYAKKTASLSSTDAIMVVAVDDSLNDQVVGFALWDVYRQSQAANQPPSAAQQQPPPSFDQEAYAELRAIVSADHQEMFGERGIKDVWHLDYLGVDPQQQRKGIGKILLDWGISRAASEGKDCYLLATPAGKTLYDKTGFEEVRTVPIFGVLHTSMILRHGK, from the exons ATGACGATACGTGTGCGTGAGTCTACGGAGGACGACATTCCCGCCATTGCTCGCATAGCTTCGGCGGCCTTTCACCCGGAAACAGATGCCATTGCAGCCCGGCTATTTCCTGCTCGGCTCgctggagaaggcgaagcCTATTCCTGGCGATATGCCAAAAAGACGGCAAGCCTGAGTTCCACAGACGCCATCATGGTCGTAGCCGTCGACGACTCTCTAAACGACCAGGTGGTGGGCTTTGCTCTGTGGGATGTATACAGACAATCGCAGGCGGCCAATCAACCCCCGTCTGCCGCTCAACAACAGCCACCACCCTCGTTCGACCAGGAGGCGTATGCAGAGCTCCGCGCTATCGTTTCAGCCGACCACCAGGAGATGTTCGGAGAAAGAGGCATCAAGGACGTCTGGC ATCTTGATTACCTCGGGGTGGacccgcagcagcagcggaaGGGGATCGGGAAGATCCTTTTGGACTGGGGCATCAGCCGGGCGGCGAGCGAAGGAAAGGACTGCTATTTGCTGGCGACGCCTGCCGGGAAGACGCTGTACGACAAGACGGGCTTTGAGGAGGTGAGGACCGTGCCAATATTTGGTGTTTTGCACACCTCCATGATACTTAGACACGGCAAATGA